The Acetobacter oryzifermentans genomic interval CGGTTTGCAGCTTTACAGCTTGGGCTGCGCTTGTACGAGCAGCCTGCACCACATCATGCGGCACAGCTTCCACCACGCCTTCTTCCCCATCTTTCCAGAGGACACGTGCGATTGCTGCATAAGGGCGCACAAAAATGGCATCATACAATTCATCAAAATACCATTTGTTCAGCAAAAACCGGTAAAGTGGCCCACAAGCCCGCGCCATATGAGTTGGCAAAGCAGGATTGAGCACATAACACAGCACAGCCAACGCAATACCAGCCAAACCTGCCAAAGAGGGCAGAATAGCAATAAGGCCCGGTACACGCTCCAGATTTTCCATAATTGTGTTGTCTGGCGCGTTGAAAATAGCCCCTTCCCAGAAGCTGAACTGATGCGCTCCAATGTAAAAGGGGGCCAACAGAATACCCGCCACAACAGCACCAAAAGCTAACAGCACCAAAGGTACGCTCATAACCGCTGGGCTTTCATGTGCCGCATCCCGCGCATGGGCATCTGCCGCTTGACCATGAAACACCAGAAAAATAAGCCGCCAGCTATAAAACGCTGTAAGAAATGCGGTGATTGTTCCTAAGCTCCACGCATACATGCTGGCAGAGGAACCAGAGGCCCACAGCGCATTTAGAATGGCATCCTTGGACCAATAGCCAGCAAATGGAAACACACCAGCAAGTGCTAGGCTGCCTATCCACATCACAGTGTAGGTGAGTGGCAGCTTTTTCCATAAGCCGCCCATTTTAAACATGTTCTGTTCATCATGCATGGCATGGATAACGGAACCGGCCCCCAGAAATAGAAGCGCTTTAAAAAAGGCATGTGTTGTCAGGTGAAAAACCGAAGCCTGATACGCACCCACACCTACAGCGGCAAACATATATCCAAGCTGCGAACAGGTGGAATACGCAATGGTGCGTTTGATATCTGGCTGCACCATACCCACCGTTGCGGCAAAAAAGCAGGTGGTTGCACCAATAAGAATAATAAATGTGCGTGTTGCAGGTGCAAACTCCAACAGCGGAGACATACGCGCCATAAGAAACACACCGGCCGTAACCATTGTAGCTGCATGGATGAGAGCAGATACAGGCGTTGGCCCTTCCATCGCATCTGGCAACCATGTGTGCAGGAACAGCTGAGCCGATTTACCCATAGCCCCCACAAACAGCAACAGGCAGATAACCTCCAACATACGGAAGGAAATACCAAACAGCATGTATGGTGTGTTTAAAAGCTGCGGAACCTGCGCAAAAATGGCATCATACTGCACGGTGTGGAACAGCACATAAATCAGCCCAATACCGACAAGAAAAAACAGATCCGCCACGCGGTTAACAACAAACGCCTTGATAGCTGCGGCTGTTGCAGATGGGCGATCATACCAGTAACCAATCAACAGATAACTGGCGAGCCCGACCCCTTCCCATCCGAAAAAAAGCTGGATCAGATCATTGGAAGAAACCAGCATGAGCATGGCAAAGGTAAAGAGGGAAAGATAAGAAAAAAACCTGTATGTGGGCATGCTTTCATGGCTCATGTAGCCAAGGCTGTAACAATGCACCAGCAAGGAAACCGCAAGCACCATCGCCACCATGGTGACAGATAGCGCATCAAACCTGAGCGTCCATGTTGCATCAAACCCACCGGCATGAACCCATTGCGCCAGATGCAGTGTGGAATGGCCAAAACCAGCCAGCCAACCACCCCATAAAGCCCCGATGGCGCAAAGTGTTGCAATGCCCATACATACAAGGGTTACGCCTTTGGCCAGCGTATCGCCTATAAAGCGGCCACCAAGCCCGGCCACAGTAGCCCCCACAAGGGGTGTAAGAACAGCGGCGGAAAAGAGGTTAAGATCGGGCTGCATAGCCAATCATCCCTTCATCATCGTCACGTCTTCGACCTGGATAGACCCACGGTTACGGAAATACACCGTGACAATGGCCAGACCGATGGCAGCTTCTGCTGCGGCAATTGTAAGCACAAACAGAACCATAACCTGCCCGGACAAATCTCCATGTGCGGAAGAAAATGCAACAAGATTGAGATTGGCCGAAAGCAGGATGAGTTCCATGGACATCAGCAGGATGATGACATTCTTGCGGTTTAGAAAAATACCAAACACACCCAACACCAACAGTGCCGCGCTAACAAAAAGATAAGGCCCAATACCTATGGGAGCGATTGCGGATGTCATGGCCTGTTCTCCTCTGTTTCCGCCACAGCCTGATTTCCGGAACCATAGGAACCGGGAACCGCTGTTTCGTAATAGGAGCCTTTGGGCCGCAGGAAACCACCGCTTTCAAACACGTTTTCGCCAAGTGGCAGTTGTACAAGCTCCAGCGTTTCTTCAACTGTGCGTGCGTGTTGCTTATCTATATTCTGGCGACGGCCTGTGGCACGTTCACGCAGCGTAAGAACAATAGCGCCTATCATGGCAACAAGCAGCACAAGCCCACATGCTTGAAATAGAAAAACATAGTGTGTGTAAATCACAGTTCCCAAAGCTTCCGTATTGGTAAGCTGAGGGGCTGGATTAAGGGGAGCCACAATATTGGCTGGCGCCATCTTCCAGTTGCTGAAAGCCATAAGCAGTTCAGCAAACAAAACACCCCCTACGCACACGCCTAACGGGGCATGTTTTTGAAAACCTTCGCGCAGACTGCTGAAATCTATATCCAGCATCATCACAACAAACAGGAACAGAACAGCCACTGCTCCCACATAAACAATAACCAGCAGCATGGCCAAAAACTCGGCCCCTGCCACCAGGAACAAACCCGCTGCATTAAAAAATGCAAGGATAAGAAAAAGCACGGAATGCACCGGGTTACGTGCGCTAATGACCATTACAGCCGAAAACAGCAGCACCGTTGCAAAAACGTAGAAAACAAGCTGTGCCATCATTGGCCAACCTCCCGCCATGTCATGGCCTGCATCTGCTTAGCGATACGGGGCATCTAATTCCAGACGCCGCGCAAGCAGCGCTTCCCACCTGTCTCCATTCGCTAAAAGCTTGTTTTTGTCGTACATCAGCTCTTCGCGCGTTTCGGTGGCAAATTCGTAGTTTGGGCCTTCAACAATGGCATCTACCGGGCAGGCTTCTTCGCACAGGCCGCAATAGATGCACTTTGTCATGTCAATGTCGTAGCGTGTAGTGCGACGAGATCCATCATCACGCTCTTCCGCCTCAATGGTAATGGCCTCTGCCGGGCATGTCGCTTCACAAAGTTTACAGGCAATGCAGCGTTCTTCCCCATTAGGATAACGGCGCAATGCATGCTCTCCCCTAAATCTGGGTGACAGTGGCCCTTTTTCATAAGGATAGTTTAATGTCACCTTTGGGCGGAACATCATACGGAAAGTGGATGACATGCCCCCCACCAGCTCCTTCAGTAGAAAAGAGCGCAGCGTGTTACCTAAAGCACCCATCAGTTCACACCTCCCATATGGGGCAGCAGACCTGTTGCCATAAGAAAACCTGCCGTTCCAATCATCCACAGAAGAGAAAGTGGCAGGAATACTTTCCAGCCTAGCCGCATAAGCTGATCGTACCGATACCGTGGGAACGTGGCACGCACCCAGATAAAGACGAACAGACAGAAAAGAATTTTAAAAATCAGCCATAAAGGCCCCGGCACCCATGTAAGGGGCGCAATACCCAATGGTGGCAGCCACCCCCCTAAAAACAGAATACTGACCATAGAGGACATAAGGATCATATTTGCGTATTCACCCAGAAAGAACAGACCAAATGCGAGGGATGAATATTCAACAAAAAACCCTGCCACCAACTCGCTTTCCCCTTCGGGAAGATCAAACGGTGCGCGGTTTGTTTCTGCCAATGCCGATATAAAAAAGACAATAAACATTGGAAACATTGGCAAGCAGAACCAGACATGCCGTTGCGCCAGAACAATATCGTTCAGGTTTAAGCTACCCACTGCCAGCAATACGGAAACAATTACCAAGCCAATTGAAACTTCGTATGAAACCATTTGCGCGGCAGAACGTAATCCACCAAGAAAAGCGTATTTGGAATTAGACGCCCAGCCAGCAATAAGAATGCCGTAAACACCCAATGAGGAAATAGCCAGAAGGTAGAGAATACCCACATTGATATTGGCAACAGCCAAACCATTACCTGTGGGAATAACAGCCCATGCCACCATGGCCAAAGAAAAGGTAAGAAACGGTGCAAACAGGAACAAAGCGCGGTTTGCACCTGCAGGAATAATCGTTTCCTTTACAATCATCTTGATGGCATCAGCAAAAGCCTGAAGCAGGCCAAACGGACCATTTACATTCGGCCCGCGGCGGCGCTGCATGGCGGCCATTACCTTGCGTTCCATGAGCGTAAGATACGCAACAGCAATCAATAGCGGCACCAGAACAGCCAGTGTTTCCAGCAACATCAGAATAATCTGGCCAGCAAGGGTGTGATAAAAAAACTGTCCCATTGGCCTTACTCCGCTGCTATCGCGCGAGGCACGCTATAAACTTTTGAACATTCTGCCATAGTCGGGCTGGCACGGCTGATGGCGTTGGTCTGATAATAATCTGGGATCACAGACCTGAAAGGCGCGGACATAAAGCTTCTGTCCTCATCCTTATTCTGTTGTGCGGCTGTTGGCTGAGGTGCAGGCAGTTTTGTGATATGCCCAACATGTGCAAACACAGGGTTTACGTCTGCCATGCGTGCACGCAGTTCTTCCACCGTATTATATGGCAAAGTATGCCCGCACACTTCTGAAAAAGCTCTGATAATACGCCAATCTTCTCGCGCATCTCCCGGAGCGAACACAGCCCGAAAAGCACGTTGCACACGCCCCGCAGTATTAACGTATGTGCCAGATTTTTCCGTATAAGCTGCCCCAGGTAGAATAATATCTGCCCGTTTAGCAGCTGCATCACCATGATGCCCCTGATACACAACAAACGTTTCTGGCGAGATACGATCTACAGGAAGCTCGTCCGCCCCCATCAGCCACAGAACTTCTACTCCACCCCGCAACATGCTGGCGGTGGCACATCCATGAGGGCCGGGCACAAACCCGATATCCAATGCTCCCACACGGGATGCTGCGGTGTGCAGAACGTTAAAACCATTCCATCCATCTGCAATAACACCAGTTTTTTCTGCTAATTGTTTACAAGCAGCATAAATAGCCGGTGCATCCTGACGGGTTAAAGCACCGTGCCCAAG includes:
- the nuoL gene encoding NADH-quinone oxidoreductase subunit L codes for the protein MQPDLNLFSAAVLTPLVGATVAGLGGRFIGDTLAKGVTLVCMGIATLCAIGALWGGWLAGFGHSTLHLAQWVHAGGFDATWTLRFDALSVTMVAMVLAVSLLVHCYSLGYMSHESMPTYRFFSYLSLFTFAMLMLVSSNDLIQLFFGWEGVGLASYLLIGYWYDRPSATAAAIKAFVVNRVADLFFLVGIGLIYVLFHTVQYDAIFAQVPQLLNTPYMLFGISFRMLEVICLLLFVGAMGKSAQLFLHTWLPDAMEGPTPVSALIHAATMVTAGVFLMARMSPLLEFAPATRTFIILIGATTCFFAATVGMVQPDIKRTIAYSTCSQLGYMFAAVGVGAYQASVFHLTTHAFFKALLFLGAGSVIHAMHDEQNMFKMGGLWKKLPLTYTVMWIGSLALAGVFPFAGYWSKDAILNALWASGSSASMYAWSLGTITAFLTAFYSWRLIFLVFHGQAADAHARDAAHESPAVMSVPLVLLAFGAVVAGILLAPFYIGAHQFSFWEGAIFNAPDNTIMENLERVPGLIAILPSLAGLAGIALAVLCYVLNPALPTHMARACGPLYRFLLNKWYFDELYDAIFVRPYAAIARVLWKDGEEGVVEAVPHDVVQAARTSAAQAVKLQTGSIAIYAFTVLAGLVVLLTVALCG
- the nuoK gene encoding NADH-quinone oxidoreductase subunit NuoK, whose amino-acid sequence is MTSAIAPIGIGPYLFVSAALLVLGVFGIFLNRKNVIILLMSMELILLSANLNLVAFSSAHGDLSGQVMVLFVLTIAAAEAAIGLAIVTVYFRNRGSIQVEDVTMMKG
- a CDS encoding NADH-quinone oxidoreductase subunit J, producing MAGGWPMMAQLVFYVFATVLLFSAVMVISARNPVHSVLFLILAFFNAAGLFLVAGAEFLAMLLVIVYVGAVAVLFLFVVMMLDIDFSSLREGFQKHAPLGVCVGGVLFAELLMAFSNWKMAPANIVAPLNPAPQLTNTEALGTVIYTHYVFLFQACGLVLLVAMIGAIVLTLRERATGRRQNIDKQHARTVEETLELVQLPLGENVFESGGFLRPKGSYYETAVPGSYGSGNQAVAETEENRP
- the nuoI gene encoding NADH-quinone oxidoreductase subunit NuoI, whose protein sequence is MGALGNTLRSFLLKELVGGMSSTFRMMFRPKVTLNYPYEKGPLSPRFRGEHALRRYPNGEERCIACKLCEATCPAEAITIEAEERDDGSRRTTRYDIDMTKCIYCGLCEEACPVDAIVEGPNYEFATETREELMYDKNKLLANGDRWEALLARRLELDAPYR
- the nuoH gene encoding NADH-quinone oxidoreductase subunit NuoH; translation: MGQFFYHTLAGQIILMLLETLAVLVPLLIAVAYLTLMERKVMAAMQRRRGPNVNGPFGLLQAFADAIKMIVKETIIPAGANRALFLFAPFLTFSLAMVAWAVIPTGNGLAVANINVGILYLLAISSLGVYGILIAGWASNSKYAFLGGLRSAAQMVSYEVSIGLVIVSVLLAVGSLNLNDIVLAQRHVWFCLPMFPMFIVFFISALAETNRAPFDLPEGESELVAGFFVEYSSLAFGLFFLGEYANMILMSSMVSILFLGGWLPPLGIAPLTWVPGPLWLIFKILFCLFVFIWVRATFPRYRYDQLMRLGWKVFLPLSLLWMIGTAGFLMATGLLPHMGGVN